DNA from Fibrobacter sp.:
GTCGAAGGAAATATCCCAGGAAGTGCCGAACAGGGTAAACAGGCTGTCGTAACCAAACCCGATACCTACGTCCACGGGCCGGTTAGACGAGAGGGGCTCGTCACCGTAGGCGGTGTTCTTGACCATCATAAAGTTGTAGTCGCACAAAAAGCGGAGCGAAATCCGTTCCCGGAATTTCGAGACGGCCGGCTCATCGGGTTCCTGCGGTTCGGCACTGGCAGGTGCCGAAAAGACGGAACACGCCAGGAGCAGGAGCGGCAAAATTCTTGTCAAAAAAAGCTTCATCAGAGGCCTACGGGCACAAATATAGAAGGATAAAATCTATCAACAAGACATCGTATAGACCTTTTTCTTGATTTTCGTCGGCGATGGCAAGTGTTTATATATTGTTGATTTAATGTTATTTAATTGTGACGGCATTTTACGGGTTAATTTCCAATTCAAACAGATTATTCACAAAATCCATATTTGTTTCACGTGAAACATTTGTTTTGGCAGTCAAATTATCCCCATTTGTGGAAAACCTGTGGGATATTATTCATATTCTATCCACAAAAATAAATGTCTAACCAATTGGCTAGACATTATTGTTTATATTTTGTTTAGAAATTTTATCAACATTCCGAGTCATTTTCCGGGCAATTATCCGCAAAAAAAATTGGAACGCGGAATCTAGAAAAATCCAAACTTAAAATTTCACGGTGCGGGGTGCCGCCGTGAAACTGTAGAACGTGGCAGTCGCGTCCTTGAAGTAGAGGGTCTCGGTGTTGTCGTCGTCGGGCAAGTACATCGACTTGAGCTCGGGGTAGTGTTCCAGCATGTCCACCTTCGGTTCACGACGGTCGTCGCGGACCAGGGTACCGGCAACGCGGATCCACTTGGAACCGGTCTTGTCCATGGCACAGATTTCCACCTTGCCGTTTTTCTGGATCTGCTTGGAGCAGTCCTTGGACTTGCCCGTCTGGATATAGAGCTTGCCCTCGAAAATGTTGGCGGTGCCAAACGGGCGGACGCGGGGTTGATCATTATCTACCGTCGCCAAAAAGTAGGCGCCGGCATCCTTGAGAAATTTTACGACTTCTTCCATAGTTTTGTTTAGGGGTTAGGGGTTAGGATCTAGGATTTAGGGGGTAGGGTGTGTGGGGCGAAAGATTAGTAATGAGTTTTCAGTTATGAGTTGTGAGTTCTTATAGTCGCGCCTTTGGCGCCAAATTATATACTGAGAACTGAAAACTGACTACTGATAACTCGCAACTATTTCCCGATGGCCTCCTCTTTATAAATTCGTTCCATCTCCTCGCTGAAGCAGCAGAAGATGACTTTCTTGACTCTTTGGGCCGGAAAATTCCGGACCGTTTTCACGGCAATCTTGGTGGCGGCCTCCCAGGGGTAATCTTAAACACCGGTGGAAATGGCGGGGAAGGCAATCGTTTCGCAGCCATTTTCTTCGGCCAGGTCGAGGCAGCTTTTGTAGCAGGATTCCAGCAGTTCAGGTTCGCCGTGCAGGCCATCCCGATAGATAGGCCCCGGAGTATGGATGACGAACTTGGCCGGAAGCTTGAACCCCGGAGTGATTTTCGCCTTGCCCGTCTCGCAACCGTTCAGGGGTATGCACGCCCCCAAAAGTTCCGGACCTGCCGCCCGGTGGATGGCACCGTCCACGCCTCCGCCACCCAAAAGGGAACAGTTCGCCGCATTCACGATGGCATCGACTTGCAGCTTCGTGATGTCGCCCCGGATAATTTCAATCTCGATCATGTTGGACCTCTGAAAGAAAATATATAAAAGTTTTGAGTGGTGAGTTATGAGTTATGAGTTGCGGGTCTTAAATGTTGTCATCCCCGACCTGGTCGGGGTCACCTTCCTGACCCTTCGTGCTATCGGCATCCGCCGGGATGACATTCTGCGGACGTTGGCGATTGCACCAGAATGTAGGGCAATAAGGAAACAATCGCAACATCCTGGGGCTCGGCAATGAAAATACATAAATGTATTTTCACTGCACTCGCCCTGTGCGTGTTGGCGATTGCACCAGAAAGCAAGGCAGTAGGGAAGCAATCGCAACTTGCTGCACCTCGGAAATGTCGATAAATAAATTTATCGCCGTTTCCTCGGTTTGCAAACGTTTCACGTGAAACATTACCCACGGACGGCCAGGGGATACTCCTCGATAGCGGTCTGTTTTTCTCCCAAAGCCTCCCACTCCAGGATGATATTACAGACCGTAGCGTCCCCTTTCTCCAACTTGTAACTGCAAACGTTATCCCCAAGACCATATTCCGTACAGACCAGGGTATCGCCCATAAAACACTCCTGCATGAACCGGACCTTAATGGACTTGATGGTATTGTCAAACCCAAAGGTTTCCGAATGACATGCCACCGCCAAGTTTAAATAAGTCCTATTGTTCACATGACGGTTGAAATCGATGTCGCCCATATTCACCTGATGGGTCAGCGTATGCAGTACATTTCCAGAATCGTTCCATCCGAACTTCTCATGGGGGCCCACAGCCAATTCTTCAATCACATCCATCTTGCCGTCAAGCAGAGCCGTGGAATATGGACGATGACGGTTCTTGTCCATCACCACCCAGCAACTGTTTCCCCTGGCAAAAACCTTTCCGCGATAGCTCATGGTAAAGTCGCAAAAAATCTTGATTCTGGACTTTTCCGAAATCCACAGGTCCACCTGGAAACTTTCGGACCAGAAGGGAAGGTCGCCCTCGAAACGGATATCTATTTCAGAAATAATCCAGTACAAGCCTCTGTCCACGATATCGAAAGCGGCAAGAAACTTGCTCGCCGCATAACGGGCAAAACAATCCTCGAAATAGGCCAAGGCCGACATGGGAACCATCCGGTAGCTCAAATCCATATCGTGGCCAGTCACATAATAACTCTGGGAAAACTTCTGCACCTCAAACCTCCAAAAGTACGACAATCTCAATTTAGAATTATCCCTTCGCACGCTTCTCTTCTTTATTTCTTATAAAAAATGTCTGCCAAAAAAAATCGCCACCTATTATAATATAGTGTTGGGCGTTCCCCCTCGAACCACGGACCACCCCGAAGGAGAGGGGTCGGGCCATACTCGCTTCGCTCCCCGAGCCCCAGCAAAAAAATGTTCAACCACCGGCATGACTTTTGCCGGGTCTCGGCCCTACGGGTCACTGTCCCTAACGCGGAGGTTAGGGGATAGGATTTAGAGGCTAGGATCTAGAGAAGTGTGGAATGTGAGGTTCGGGGGTGGGTCTTAAATGTTGTCATCCTCGCTGTCATTCTGGAGCGCAGCGATAGAATCACGAGGATCCGCTAGAATTTTTAGGGGTTAGGATTTAGGGGATAGGATTTAGGGAAATGTGGAATGCGAGGTTCGGGGCGTGGTCATAAACGTTGTCATCCCCGACATGGTCGGGGATCCGCTAGAAGTTTCAGGGGCTATGGTTTAGCAAGATGTCACCCCGACCCTGTGCCGGGGTCAACTTCTTGACCCTTCGTGCTATCCCGGCATCCGCCGGGATGACATCCGGAAGCTCAGAAATATTTGAATGTGTTGGCGATTGCACCAGAATGTAGGGCAATAGGGAAGCAATCGCAACATCCTGGGGCTCGGAACTATGTAATCGTGAAACCAACATGTTATACGCCCTTGTGCGCGTTGGCGATTGCACCAGAATGTAGGGCAATAAGGAAACAATCGCAACTTGCTGCACCTCGGAACTATGTGATCGTGAAACCAACATGTTATACATGTTGGGACTATGGCTACGCCATAGTCCTACACCCTGCGGTTGGCAAATAAAAAAATGAAATCATTTTTTTCCTTTCCAACCTTGTGCGTGTTTCACGTGAAACATTTTTTATCAACAAAAAATTCACATTTATCAAAAATTTATTCACGGATATTTTTAAAAAATAAGGGTTCAAGGCCCATTTTTCGTTGTGATTGTGATTTAGTAATGCTAAATTGTTGACTAATATAATGTTTCACGTGGAGCAATAGTATATCCCGGCATTGCCGTGGATAACGAATCAGGGTCTTTTGAGTTATAGAAACAACATCGAACAGCAGAACCTTTTGAACCAATTCCTAAGAGAAAATGGTGTTGAATTGCCCGGAGAAACTCTCGGCAAGCTGTACGACTATGCCGACCTGGTGGTAGAAACCAAGCAGTTCGGCAACCTGATTTCGGCGAAGGATTCCGAAAAATTTTTGAGCAGGCACATTGCAGATTCGCTGGTGGCCTATGTATATATAGTAAGGGAATGCAAGGAGATCCCCGCCTTCGCGGGGATGACGAGTCACGTACAAAAAACCACAACCTCGGCCCACCCATACCTCAAAGCGACCGAAGGGAGCGGCCTCATACCTCACACCTATAAATGGGCCGACATGGGAGCCGGAGCAGGCTGTCCGGTTTTCCCCCTTGCCATCGTAATGCCCCAAGTCCAGTTCTATGCCGTAGAACCCCGGAACATGCGTGTGCAGTTCATGCAGATGGCCAAAGAAAAACTGGGCCTCAAGAACCTGACCGTGGTGGGCAAGCGTTTCGAGACTTCTGGCCTAACCGACCTGGATTTTATCAGCTGCCGGGCCCTTTCCACTTTCGAAAACGACTGGGAACGCGCGAGGCCCGCCCTCAAGAAGGGTGGCATGTTCCTCACCCTCAAGAGCTACAACAACGTAGTCCAGCTGGAAAGCGACCCCGCAATTATACTGCACAAATATACACTACCTAACGAAGAACAAGTTTACGCCTTAGTCACTCGAGGTAACGAATGAGTAAAGTGATAGCGATATGCAACCAGAAAGGCGGCGTGGGCAAGACCACTACAGCCGTGAACCTGGCTGCCAGTTTTGCCGCCCTGGAGAAAAAGACTCTCCTTATCGACATGGACCCCCAGGGGAACGCGTCCCAGGGTTTCGGCTACAACGAATCCCAGGAGATGGATATCCACGAGGTGCTGGAACTGGCCGAAAATCCGGACAATGTCACCTACGATAACATCAAGCCCGCCATCATGAACACGAGGCTCGACTTCTTGAAGATCATCACTTCGGGGCCGGACCTTGCCGTCATGGAAATCGAACTGGTGAACGCCATGAGCCGCGAACACCGTCTGGAGCGTGTCATGAAAGTTCTGGACCAGGCCTTCGAATTCATCATCATTGATGCGCCCCCAAGCCTGAACCTGCTCACCATCAACGTGCTCACCGCCGCAAAGAGTGTGCTGATTCCTATCCAGTGCGAATACTACGCCCTCCACGGCGTGACGGAGCTGTTCAACACCATCCGCGAAGTCCAGAAAAACCTGAACGGAAACCTGAAAATCGAAGGGGCGCTCCTCACCATGTTCGCCAACAACAACCTCTCGAAGCAGGTGGCCGACGAAGTTCGCGAAAACCTGGCCGACACCGTTTTCCAGACGGTCATCCCGCGTAACGTGCGCCTCAGCGAGGCACCCTCCCACGGAAAGCCGGTCATCTTGTACGACGTGCGGAGCCCCGGTTCCCAGTCCTACATGAAACTCGCCGAAGAAATCCTGAATAAGGGGAAGTAGTTATGAGTTGTGAGTGATGAGTATTGAGTTATGAGTACGCATTTCACATTCCACACCCCACACTTCCCAAGATCATAACCCCTAAACCACTACAACCTAATACCTAACAATGGGAAAGAAATCTTTTGCACTTGGACGCGGTCTTTCTGACATTCTCAAGGACCATGACGCTAATAAGAATTTTTCTGCCAACGCCCCCCAGGGCGAGTCTTCCAATGGACAGCAGGTCGTAGAAATCCAGCTGGACCTGATCGACCCAAACCCGTTTCAACCCCGCAAGTTTTTCAGCGACGACGAACTTTCAGAACTGGCCGAAACCATCAAGACCCACGGGCTTCTGACTCCCATCAACGTGCGGAGCGTAAACGGCCGCTACCAGATTATCAGCGGTGAACGCCGCACCCGCGCAAGCAGGCTTGCAGGCCTCAAGACCATCAAGGCCCAGGTGTTCAGCGACATTGGCGACAAGGCCATGGCCGAATGGGCTCTTATCGAAAATATCCAGCGCGTGGACCTGAACCCCATCGAGACGGCGCAGTCCTACCAGCAGCTCATCGACAACCACGACTACACTCACGAAGACCTGGCAAAGGCGGTAGGCAAGTCCCGTTCCGCCATCACCAACGCGCTCCGACTGCTGAAACTCCCGGACCAGGTGCAGTACTGGATCCAAGAAGGCAAGCTCTCTTCTGGAGCGGCCCGCGCCCTCTGCAGCGACAAGATTGCCGACGTAGAAGCCCTTGCAAAGAGAATCATCGACGAAGGCCTGAACGTCCGCCAGATCGAGGCAATTTCCAGAGGCGAAGAAATTGACCCGACTAAAGTCGAAAAGCAAGAAAAAGAAAATAATGAAAAGCCTGCAGCAAGTCCTGCGGCTTCTGGAAATCCGCCCAAGCCGAAGCCGGAACTCAGTGCCGACATGAAACAGTTCGAGTCCAAGCTGGAAACCTATTTCGGCACCAAGGTGGCAATCAACCCCAGCGCAGGTTCCGAAACCAAGGGAACCATCGTAATTAACTATTATTCCATGGACGACCTGAACCGTATCCAGCAACTCATGGAAAACGCCTAGGAAACTTATGAAAGGCAAGTACTACACCATACAGATTATCCCGGAAGATTCCGAGAAGGTGAGAAAGTTCAAGGTTCGCACCTGGTGGTTCGCCTTTATCAAGATTTCCCTGGTCGTGATCATCCTCGTGCTGGGACTGTTCATCTACCATCTCGGGAAAATCAACCGCATCGTGGCAAGCTACGAAAAAATGCGGGTGACCAACGCCCAGCTGGTCAAGAAGGACAACAACTACGAAGAAATGTTCTCCCGCCTGGATTCCCTGTGGATTTTGGAAGAACGCATCCAGAACATCTTCGAGACTTTTTTGGAAAACGATTCTGCAAAAATCAACAGCATTATCGACAAGAACAAGTTCGCCCATACGCCCGTCGAAAAAATCCAGGTGGACTACGAAGGTATCCACGGCTGGCAGCCCCTTTCTGAAAAAATCAAGCTGGAACACATCCCCAGTGTTCTGCCCGTGGTTGGAATCGAAAGCAAGAAGTTTTCCGAAGAAGAAAACCATCTTGGCATAGATATTTCGGCACAGGCCGGAAACCCGGTATTCGCATCGGGAGCTGGCAACGTGGTCTTTGCAGGCCAAAAAGATGAACTGGGAAACACCATTGTCATTGACCACCAGAACGGCTACAGGTCGAGCTATTCTCATCTGAAGACGATCAACGTGAGAAAGGGTTATACCGTAAGCAAGGGCGACATTATCGGTACAGTCGGGAGCACCGGCAATACCAGCGGCGCCCACTTGCATTTTGAAATTACAAAAGACGGAATCAACTTGAATCCGTCAGATTTCATAGACTAATAAAATTTTTAATTCATTGGAGAAACAACATGCCAGGTAAAGAACAGGAAATTACCCAGATCAGCAACACCATTACCATCAAGGGCGACATTATCGGCAAGAGCGATGTCCGCGTGGCAGGTGTAGTTAACGGAAGCATCAGCATCGATGGCGAACTCATTATCGAAAAGAGCGGCCACATCGAAGGCGAAATCAAGACCAAGTCTGCTGTGATTGCAGGCTCCATCAAGGGCAATATCGACTGCTCCGAAAAAATGATTCTCGAAAGTTCTTCCCAGTTCGTAGGGAACATCAAGACCAAACAGCTCATTATCCAGGAAGGTGCCATGTTCCAGGGTAACTGCCAGATGGGTATTCCTTCTACACCTGCAGCCCAACCTAAGGAAAAGGCATAATTCCACACCTATATCAGTATTATCTTTTTATTTATATATAGAGATAATTATACTGATACTGTGAATTGTGGAAAGAAATGTTGAAGGGTAGGTACTAGTTTTTAATCCTCAACAAGATACGATATTCACATGGAATATTGAATATGTTGAAGATTGAAAACGAGTCCACTTTTTTCAATGTTGATTACTGTTGAAAGAAAATTTTCAACTTCTGTTGACAGAAAAATCACGAAGGGGCATTAAAAACAGGTGCCAAAAATGATTTTAATCACATTTGAAAAGAATAAGTGGAAAATAGGTGCCAGCGGGGCAAGGTAAAGACTATATTTCTCACTAGATGGGTTGTAAGTTGTTGAAGATAGGG
Protein-coding regions in this window:
- a CDS encoding pyridoxamine 5'-phosphate oxidase family protein, translated to MEEVVKFLKDAGAYFLATVDNDQPRVRPFGTANIFEGKLYIQTGKSKDCSKQIQKNGKVEICAMDKTGSKWIRVAGTLVRDDRREPKVDMLEHYPELKSMYLPDDDNTETLYFKDATATFYSFTAAPRTVKF
- a CDS encoding class I SAM-dependent methyltransferase — translated: MPWITNQGLLSYRNNIEQQNLLNQFLRENGVELPGETLGKLYDYADLVVETKQFGNLISAKDSEKFLSRHIADSLVAYVYIVRECKEIPAFAGMTSHVQKTTTSAHPYLKATEGSGLIPHTYKWADMGAGAGCPVFPLAIVMPQVQFYAVEPRNMRVQFMQMAKEKLGLKNLTVVGKRFETSGLTDLDFISCRALSTFENDWERARPALKKGGMFLTLKSYNNVVQLESDPAIILHKYTLPNEEQVYALVTRGNE
- a CDS encoding ParA family protein, with protein sequence MSKVIAICNQKGGVGKTTTAVNLAASFAALEKKTLLIDMDPQGNASQGFGYNESQEMDIHEVLELAENPDNVTYDNIKPAIMNTRLDFLKIITSGPDLAVMEIELVNAMSREHRLERVMKVLDQAFEFIIIDAPPSLNLLTINVLTAAKSVLIPIQCEYYALHGVTELFNTIREVQKNLNGNLKIEGALLTMFANNNLSKQVADEVRENLADTVFQTVIPRNVRLSEAPSHGKPVILYDVRSPGSQSYMKLAEEILNKGK
- a CDS encoding ParB/RepB/Spo0J family partition protein, whose translation is MGKKSFALGRGLSDILKDHDANKNFSANAPQGESSNGQQVVEIQLDLIDPNPFQPRKFFSDDELSELAETIKTHGLLTPINVRSVNGRYQIISGERRTRASRLAGLKTIKAQVFSDIGDKAMAEWALIENIQRVDLNPIETAQSYQQLIDNHDYTHEDLAKAVGKSRSAITNALRLLKLPDQVQYWIQEGKLSSGAARALCSDKIADVEALAKRIIDEGLNVRQIEAISRGEEIDPTKVEKQEKENNEKPAASPAASGNPPKPKPELSADMKQFESKLETYFGTKVAINPSAGSETKGTIVINYYSMDDLNRIQQLMENA
- a CDS encoding M23 family metallopeptidase, coding for MKGKYYTIQIIPEDSEKVRKFKVRTWWFAFIKISLVVIILVLGLFIYHLGKINRIVASYEKMRVTNAQLVKKDNNYEEMFSRLDSLWILEERIQNIFETFLENDSAKINSIIDKNKFAHTPVEKIQVDYEGIHGWQPLSEKIKLEHIPSVLPVVGIESKKFSEEENHLGIDISAQAGNPVFASGAGNVVFAGQKDELGNTIVIDHQNGYRSSYSHLKTINVRKGYTVSKGDIIGTVGSTGNTSGAHLHFEITKDGINLNPSDFID
- a CDS encoding polymer-forming cytoskeletal protein — its product is MPGKEQEITQISNTITIKGDIIGKSDVRVAGVVNGSISIDGELIIEKSGHIEGEIKTKSAVIAGSIKGNIDCSEKMILESSSQFVGNIKTKQLIIQEGAMFQGNCQMGIPSTPAAQPKEKA